The region CAGAACTACCTTCGTGAGAAAAGCAGGATTTGCTACGTACCAGCTCGCGCGCGGCAACAGCAATCCAACGCCTGCCACAACTGCGATGACGAATGCGCCCCAAGCCCACGGCACGACTTCATCTGTGATCGCCGTCACGGAATAGCGGCGCGCTGACCAGCCGAGCAGCCGCAAGTCCATCATCAACACGGTGCCGACGACGAACATCGCGCTCAGCACGTGGATGGATTCGAGAAACGGAAACCACGCGCTCTCGCCGATGCGCGCAGCGAGCGGCGTCATCTCGAGCCAGGTCCAGAACTCCTCGAGCTGCATCACTCTTCCGGCGGAAACAGATAGTCGACGTACGCGATCCAGCGACCCGCGAGCACGACGCCGATCCACAGCAGCAGCGAGACCGCTGCGATCAGCTTGGTTCCCCAGTTGTCAGGCTTGCGAATGCCGTTGAAGTGCAGCAGCGCCGCGAGCGCGATGGCCGGCAGCAGCAGCGCGAACTTCAAGCCAAATACGGGGTTCGTGAAATAGCGCTGCGGCCGCGCGCAGACGAACGGCAAACCCGACAGCAACATGACCGGCAGCGTCCACCACACCCACGGCATCACGCGCCGCGTGAGCTCCTGCACCTCCTGGCTCGGCAGCGCGAGGCCGAGGACGCGCAAGTCGAGCAATACGACCGAGCTCATGATGACCGCGATGCCGAGCAGATGAACCGTCTGCACGATCGGCGGCAGCCCAGGGACATTGCCGAGCAGGTAGACAGCAGTCTCTTGCAGCACGTTTCCTCAGTTCTTCTTCTTTTGCATTCTGCCGATCTCGGTGAGCAGCGCCTGCGGCGAAACGGGGCGGCCGAGGAATCCGCGCAGCAGCTGGGCTGTCTCGTGCGTCTGTCCCGAGCTCAGCAGATTCTGCGACAGCCACGCGAACCAGCGCTCGTCGCCTGTATCGAACGGACCGAGCTGCGTCGCAATCCGCTGCCGCAGATCAGCCG is a window of Herpetosiphonaceae bacterium DNA encoding:
- a CDS encoding DUF6644 family protein translates to MLQETAVYLLGNVPGLPPIVQTVHLLGIAVIMSSVVLLDLRVLGLALPSQEVQELTRRVMPWVWWTLPVMLLSGLPFVCARPQRYFTNPVFGLKFALLLPAIALAALLHFNGIRKPDNWGTKLIAAVSLLLWIGVVLAGRWIAYVDYLFPPEE